A stretch of the Flavobacterium aquiphilum genome encodes the following:
- a CDS encoding DUF3078 domain-containing protein, which produces MTFLNKTIINLTLLISTCSFAQITIITSKKDTINANKIDQAMMTIITSKPDTVSHWTNKNILGIDVSEIAFVNWSAGGTSAITALARGQLKRDYKDDKQVWSNELIFRYGMNKQEGVELRKTDDVFKLNSTYGYRTSPRSNWYHSAKFNFNTQFTDGYKYPNTTEPISRPFAPAYVFLGVGSEYIYKPEKLNIYLSPLTLKSTMVLDQTLADKGSYGVEKAVYDASGNLISHGKKSKNEVGILATSYIEKEVANNITVKNRLTLYTDYLHNFGNIDVDWQSYADLKVNDYVKANIGINLVYDEDIDVIKEENGVKINEGPKVQLKQILGIGIEYAF; this is translated from the coding sequence ATGACTTTTTTAAACAAAACAATTATAAATCTTACACTACTCATTTCAACATGTAGTTTCGCACAAATCACGATAATTACCAGTAAAAAAGACACCATAAACGCAAACAAAATTGACCAGGCTATGATGACCATCATAACTTCAAAGCCTGACACTGTTTCACATTGGACGAACAAAAATATTTTAGGAATTGACGTTTCAGAAATTGCTTTCGTGAACTGGAGTGCCGGGGGGACCAGCGCGATTACAGCATTGGCACGAGGACAACTTAAAAGAGATTACAAAGACGATAAACAAGTTTGGTCAAATGAACTGATCTTTCGTTATGGTATGAACAAACAAGAAGGTGTCGAACTCAGAAAAACAGATGATGTCTTCAAATTAAATTCTACTTATGGCTATAGAACAAGTCCTAGGTCAAATTGGTATCATTCGGCTAAATTTAACTTTAATACTCAATTCACTGACGGTTATAAATATCCAAATACGACAGAACCTATATCAAGGCCTTTTGCCCCGGCATATGTCTTTTTAGGGGTTGGGTCTGAATACATCTATAAACCTGAAAAGCTGAATATTTACTTATCCCCTTTAACGTTAAAAAGCACAATGGTCTTAGATCAAACTTTGGCAGATAAAGGATCTTATGGTGTAGAAAAAGCCGTTTATGATGCTTCAGGAAATTTGATTTCCCATGGGAAAAAATCAAAAAACGAGGTGGGTATTTTGGCTACCTCTTATATTGAAAAGGAAGTCGCTAATAACATCACTGTAAAAAACCGTTTAACTTTATACACAGATTATCTGCATAATTTTGGTAATATCGATGTTGATTGGCAATCGTACGCCGATTTAAAAGTAAATGATTATGTAAAAGCAAACATTGGTATAAACCTAGTTTATGACGAAGACATCGATGTAATTAAAGAAGAAAATGGCGTAAAAATCAATGAAGGCCCAAAAGTACAGCTAAAGCAAATTTTAGGAATTGGAATTGAATATGCTTTTTAG
- the dgt gene encoding dGTP triphosphohydrolase: protein MNWEQLLSLKRQGDTGKRLRTEQDETRLGFEVDYDRIIFSSAFRSLQDKTQVIPLSKTDFVHTRLTHSLEVSVVGRSLGRLVGKKIIEKYPYLQEVHGYQMNDFGAIVAAASLAHDIGNPPFGHSGEKAIGEYFSIGNGLKYKELLSPKEWQDLVDFEGNANGFSVLNSSRPGVEGGIRLSYATLGAFMKYPKESLPKKPTKNIADKKYGFFQTDKVFFQEVAADMGMIANKKGEDIGFERHPLAYLVEAADDICYTIIDFEDGINLGLVSEDFALEYLIKLVKDSIDTSKYKTLETKEDRISYLRALAIGSLINDAVKVFIGNEEAIMQGKFPFALTDKSKYKAQMDDIIKISVKNIYQSREVVEKELVGYQIIQTLLDKFITAFNNKFEGKMSNYDNLVLKMLPEKHHLEKENLYERLLHICHFVSMLTDGNALLIYRTITAAKN from the coding sequence ATGAACTGGGAACAATTATTATCACTAAAGCGACAAGGAGATACAGGTAAAAGATTGAGAACCGAACAGGACGAAACCCGTTTGGGATTCGAAGTCGATTATGACCGAATCATATTCTCCTCGGCTTTTAGAAGTTTGCAGGACAAAACACAGGTGATTCCACTTTCAAAAACCGATTTTGTTCACACCCGATTGACGCACAGTCTTGAAGTTTCGGTTGTTGGGCGTTCCTTGGGACGATTAGTTGGAAAAAAAATAATAGAAAAATATCCTTATTTACAGGAAGTTCATGGCTACCAGATGAATGATTTCGGTGCGATTGTAGCTGCTGCGTCTTTGGCACACGATATTGGAAATCCTCCTTTTGGACATTCGGGTGAAAAAGCAATTGGTGAGTATTTTTCGATAGGAAATGGATTGAAGTATAAAGAATTATTGTCACCTAAAGAATGGCAGGATTTGGTCGATTTTGAAGGTAATGCCAATGGATTTTCGGTTTTGAATAGTTCACGTCCTGGAGTTGAGGGCGGGATTCGACTTTCGTATGCTACGCTTGGCGCTTTTATGAAATACCCAAAAGAAAGTTTGCCTAAAAAACCAACCAAAAATATAGCCGACAAGAAATATGGTTTTTTTCAAACCGATAAAGTTTTCTTTCAAGAGGTTGCCGCCGATATGGGGATGATCGCTAATAAAAAAGGAGAAGATATTGGATTTGAAAGACATCCGCTGGCTTATCTTGTCGAAGCTGCCGATGATATTTGCTATACGATAATTGATTTTGAGGATGGAATTAATTTAGGTCTTGTATCAGAGGATTTTGCATTGGAGTATTTGATCAAATTGGTAAAAGACAGCATCGATACTTCGAAATATAAAACTTTAGAGACCAAAGAAGACAGAATCAGCTATCTGAGGGCGCTGGCTATCGGAAGTTTGATTAATGATGCCGTAAAAGTATTTATTGGCAATGAAGAAGCGATTATGCAAGGTAAATTTCCTTTTGCCTTAACAGATAAAAGCAAGTACAAAGCCCAAATGGATGATATAATCAAGATTAGTGTCAAAAACATCTATCAAAGCCGGGAAGTGGTAGAAAAAGAACTTGTTGGTTACCAAATTATACAAACGCTTTTGGATAAATTCATAACGGCTTTCAATAATAAATTTGAAGGAAAGATGTCTAATTATGATAATCTTGTCTTGAAAATGTTACCCGAAAAACATCATTTGGAGAAAGAAAATCTATACGAAAGATTGCTTCATATTTGTCATTTTGTTTCGATGCTTACTGATGGGAATGCATTGTTGATTTATAGAACAATTACAGCGGCAAAAAATTAG
- a CDS encoding Lrp/AsnC family transcriptional regulator — protein MENLDNIDLEILKHLQEDSNINIKELASKLFLTVTPVYERIKRLEREGYIMKYVALLDKKKLNLGMTVFCNVRLKEHAKNVGSNFVKDIVALPEIIECYNIAGDYDFMLKILVEDMSSYQDFVMNKLSTIENIGNTQSVFVMGEIKHSTALAI, from the coding sequence ATGGAAAACCTGGACAATATCGATTTGGAGATACTAAAACACCTTCAGGAGGACTCCAATATTAACATAAAAGAGCTGGCAAGCAAATTATTTCTTACGGTAACTCCGGTTTATGAACGCATCAAAAGACTGGAACGTGAGGGGTATATTATGAAATATGTGGCGCTGTTGGACAAGAAAAAACTCAATCTCGGTATGACTGTTTTTTGCAATGTCCGATTGAAGGAACACGCGAAAAATGTGGGAAGCAATTTTGTTAAAGATATAGTTGCACTTCCCGAAATCATCGAATGCTACAACATTGCAGGTGATTATGATTTTATGTTGAAGATTTTGGTCGAAGATATGTCCAGTTATCAGGATTTTGTAATGAATAAACTTTCGACCATCGAAAATATCGGGAATACCCAAAGTGTTTTTGTTATGGGCGAAATTAAACACAGTACGGCATTGGCGATATAA